The Hypomesus transpacificus isolate Combined female chromosome 2, fHypTra1, whole genome shotgun sequence genome window below encodes:
- the si:ch211-261d7.3 gene encoding uncharacterized protein si:ch211-261d7.3 isoform X2 — translation MTEYYEEGGLLYEQSPPMHIKVESPEGPLGGAVSEDGFPREDEDSDGSCDHSSGLPGGLPFNVVVVHPNIIAPGMSSDDLLSMEQNRGVSSALAAGGVGKRKSRFSGAELEVLVSEVTRCEGELFGPAGRLRRRERERIWADILERVNAVSRVPRTLREVKKRWDDLKRRNGGRLADARHRSCYLPSSRGASMLGRSQTSPRLHQNRQRQSTRGKTTFQCFTDSDPGGGEGSERDGLDKEEDVGEREGETGEADEGAESSMEDKLSLGLGLGIGPPPASERWLPPSPLYSAPFLNGSPQPSPQPSLGAQQGPLEAPPRGSWLEDELRGLGDAALQLGDRVEQSLREFGEGFRRDMRTLVASQETLAHSLQQNNVLLQRLLGVLEAQQQPQTQQQQQQPRVQQTQPTQQQIPQQTQAQQQHGQQSQQQSQQHIQLSQQQIQQSQQQHVQQLQQQLIQPSQQHPPLQQAAQQQPVQQQPQEHEQHFQQQTSQPHSSQPASAIPMLPPPPDILDGTFHPDPPVGVKGTVQRPRRGRTVDHRRRRRR, via the exons ATGACAGAGTACTACGAGGAAGGTGGACTGCTGTATGAGCAATCACCTCCCATGCACATCAAAGTGGAGTCTCCAGAAGGACCCTTAGGAGGGGCAGTCTCAGAGGACGGCTTCCCCAGGGAGGATGAGGACTCCGATGGGAGCTGTGACCACAGCAGTGGGCTGCCTGGGGGACTTCCCTTCAATGTTGTTGTGGTGCATCCCAACATCATAGCTCCTGGCATGTCCTCAGATGACCTCCTATCCATGGAACAAA ACAGAGGTGTCTCTTCTGCGCTAGCAGCAGGTGGTGTGGGTAAACGGAAGAGCCGGTTCAGCGGAGCCGAGCTGGAGGTGCTGGTGTCGGAAGTCACACGATGCGAGGGAGAGCTCTTCGGCCCAGCCGGTAGGCTCCGACGTCGGGAGAGAGAGCGCATTTGGGCCGACATCCTGGAGAGAGTCAACGCCGTGTCCAGAGTCCCGCGCACCCTCCGGGAGGTCAAGAAGCGCTGGGATGATTTGAAGAGACGCAACGGGGGCAGGCTGGCTGACGCCCGGCACCGCAGCTGCTACCTGCCCTCCAGCAGAGGGGCTTCGATGCTGGGCCGGTCGCAGACCAGTCCCAGGCTCCATCAGAACAGGCAAAGGCAAAGCACCAGAGGGAAGACCACTTTCCAATGCTTCACAGATTCTGACCCAG GAGGGGGTGAAGGGTCTGAGAGAGATGGCTTGGACAAAGAAGAGGATGTTGGTGAGCGggaaggggagacaggagaggctgATGAGGGTGCAGAGAGCAGCATGGAGGATAAACTGAGCTTAGGTCTTGGACTAGGCATAGGCCCACCCCCGGCCTCAGAGCGCtggctgcctccctctcctctctacagtGCCCCTTTCCTTAACGGGAGCCCTCAGCCTAGTCCTCAGCCCTCCCTTGGTGCCCAGCAGGGTCCCCTAGAGGCCCCTCCTCGTGGCTCCTGGCTGGAAGATGAGCTTCGAGGGCTGGGGGACGCGGCTCTGCAGCTAGGCGACCGAGTGGAGCAGAGTCTGAGGGAATTCGGAGAAGGTTTTCGGCGCGACATGAGAACACTAGTTGCCTCACAAGAAACGCTGGCGCACAGTCTACAACAAAACAATGTCCTGCTGCAAAGGCTTCTGGGAGTCCTGGAGGCACAGCAGCAGcctcaaacacagcagcagcaacaacaaccaagGGTTCAGCAGACGCAGCCAACTCAGCAGCAGATTCCACAGCAGACTCAGGCGCAACAACAACATGGACAACAGTCACAACAACAGTCACAACAACACATACAACTgtcacaacaacaaatacaACAGTCCCAACAACAACACGTGCAACAGTTGCAACAACAGCTGATACAACCGTCACAGCAACACCCACCGCTACAACAGGCAGCGCAGCAGCAACCAGTACAGCAGCAGCCACAGGAGCATGAGCAGCACTTTCAACAGCAAACCTCTCAACCTCATAGTAGTCAGCCAGCTTCAGCAATCCCAATGTTACCACCTCCCCCAGATATACTGGATGGTACCTTCCATCCTGACCCACCCGTCGGGGTGAAAGGAACTGTCCAACGGCCTCGGCGGGGGAGGACTGTAGATCATAGGAGAAGACGGCGGCgctag
- the si:ch211-261d7.3 gene encoding involucrin isoform X3, which translates to MTEYYEEGGLLYEQSPPMHIKVESPEGPLGGAVSEDGFPREDEDSDGSCDHSSGLPGGLPFNVVVVHPNIIAPGMSSDDLLSMEQTAGGVGKRKSRFSGAELEVLVSEVTRCEGELFGPAGRLRRRERERIWADILERVNAVSRVPRTLREVKKRWDDLKRRNGGRLADARHRSCYLPSSRGASMLGRSQTSPRLHQNRQRQSTRGKTTFQCFTDSDPAGGGEGSERDGLDKEEDVGEREGETGEADEGAESSMEDKLSLGLGLGIGPPPASERWLPPSPLYSAPFLNGSPQPSPQPSLGAQQGPLEAPPRGSWLEDELRGLGDAALQLGDRVEQSLREFGEGFRRDMRTLVASQETLAHSLQQNNVLLQRLLGVLEAQQQPQTQQQQQQPRVQQTQPTQQQIPQQTQAQQQHGQQSQQQSQQHIQLSQQQIQQSQQQHVQQLQQQLIQPSQQHPPLQQAAQQQPVQQQPQEHEQHFQQQTSQPHSSQPASAIPMLPPPPDILDGTFHPDPPVGVKGTVQRPRRGRTVDHRRRRRR; encoded by the exons ATGACAGAGTACTACGAGGAAGGTGGACTGCTGTATGAGCAATCACCTCCCATGCACATCAAAGTGGAGTCTCCAGAAGGACCCTTAGGAGGGGCAGTCTCAGAGGACGGCTTCCCCAGGGAGGATGAGGACTCCGATGGGAGCTGTGACCACAGCAGTGGGCTGCCTGGGGGACTTCCCTTCAATGTTGTTGTGGTGCATCCCAACATCATAGCTCCTGGCATGTCCTCAGATGACCTCCTATCCATGGAACAAA CAGCAGGTGGTGTGGGTAAACGGAAGAGCCGGTTCAGCGGAGCCGAGCTGGAGGTGCTGGTGTCGGAAGTCACACGATGCGAGGGAGAGCTCTTCGGCCCAGCCGGTAGGCTCCGACGTCGGGAGAGAGAGCGCATTTGGGCCGACATCCTGGAGAGAGTCAACGCCGTGTCCAGAGTCCCGCGCACCCTCCGGGAGGTCAAGAAGCGCTGGGATGATTTGAAGAGACGCAACGGGGGCAGGCTGGCTGACGCCCGGCACCGCAGCTGCTACCTGCCCTCCAGCAGAGGGGCTTCGATGCTGGGCCGGTCGCAGACCAGTCCCAGGCTCCATCAGAACAGGCAAAGGCAAAGCACCAGAGGGAAGACCACTTTCCAATGCTTCACAGATTCTGACCCAG CAGGAGGGGGTGAAGGGTCTGAGAGAGATGGCTTGGACAAAGAAGAGGATGTTGGTGAGCGggaaggggagacaggagaggctgATGAGGGTGCAGAGAGCAGCATGGAGGATAAACTGAGCTTAGGTCTTGGACTAGGCATAGGCCCACCCCCGGCCTCAGAGCGCtggctgcctccctctcctctctacagtGCCCCTTTCCTTAACGGGAGCCCTCAGCCTAGTCCTCAGCCCTCCCTTGGTGCCCAGCAGGGTCCCCTAGAGGCCCCTCCTCGTGGCTCCTGGCTGGAAGATGAGCTTCGAGGGCTGGGGGACGCGGCTCTGCAGCTAGGCGACCGAGTGGAGCAGAGTCTGAGGGAATTCGGAGAAGGTTTTCGGCGCGACATGAGAACACTAGTTGCCTCACAAGAAACGCTGGCGCACAGTCTACAACAAAACAATGTCCTGCTGCAAAGGCTTCTGGGAGTCCTGGAGGCACAGCAGCAGcctcaaacacagcagcagcaacaacaaccaagGGTTCAGCAGACGCAGCCAACTCAGCAGCAGATTCCACAGCAGACTCAGGCGCAACAACAACATGGACAACAGTCACAACAACAGTCACAACAACACATACAACTgtcacaacaacaaatacaACAGTCCCAACAACAACACGTGCAACAGTTGCAACAACAGCTGATACAACCGTCACAGCAACACCCACCGCTACAACAGGCAGCGCAGCAGCAACCAGTACAGCAGCAGCCACAGGAGCATGAGCAGCACTTTCAACAGCAAACCTCTCAACCTCATAGTAGTCAGCCAGCTTCAGCAATCCCAATGTTACCACCTCCCCCAGATATACTGGATGGTACCTTCCATCCTGACCCACCCGTCGGGGTGAAAGGAACTGTCCAACGGCCTCGGCGGGGGAGGACTGTAGATCATAGGAGAAGACGGCGGCgctag
- the si:ch211-261d7.3 gene encoding involucrin isoform X4 has product MTEYYEEGGLLYEQSPPMHIKVESPEGPLGGAVSEDGFPREDEDSDGSCDHSSGLPGGLPFNVVVVHPNIIAPGMSSDDLLSMEQTGGVGKRKSRFSGAELEVLVSEVTRCEGELFGPAGRLRRRERERIWADILERVNAVSRVPRTLREVKKRWDDLKRRNGGRLADARHRSCYLPSSRGASMLGRSQTSPRLHQNRQRQSTRGKTTFQCFTDSDPAGGGEGSERDGLDKEEDVGEREGETGEADEGAESSMEDKLSLGLGLGIGPPPASERWLPPSPLYSAPFLNGSPQPSPQPSLGAQQGPLEAPPRGSWLEDELRGLGDAALQLGDRVEQSLREFGEGFRRDMRTLVASQETLAHSLQQNNVLLQRLLGVLEAQQQPQTQQQQQQPRVQQTQPTQQQIPQQTQAQQQHGQQSQQQSQQHIQLSQQQIQQSQQQHVQQLQQQLIQPSQQHPPLQQAAQQQPVQQQPQEHEQHFQQQTSQPHSSQPASAIPMLPPPPDILDGTFHPDPPVGVKGTVQRPRRGRTVDHRRRRRR; this is encoded by the exons ATGACAGAGTACTACGAGGAAGGTGGACTGCTGTATGAGCAATCACCTCCCATGCACATCAAAGTGGAGTCTCCAGAAGGACCCTTAGGAGGGGCAGTCTCAGAGGACGGCTTCCCCAGGGAGGATGAGGACTCCGATGGGAGCTGTGACCACAGCAGTGGGCTGCCTGGGGGACTTCCCTTCAATGTTGTTGTGGTGCATCCCAACATCATAGCTCCTGGCATGTCCTCAGATGACCTCCTATCCATGGAACAAA CAGGTGGTGTGGGTAAACGGAAGAGCCGGTTCAGCGGAGCCGAGCTGGAGGTGCTGGTGTCGGAAGTCACACGATGCGAGGGAGAGCTCTTCGGCCCAGCCGGTAGGCTCCGACGTCGGGAGAGAGAGCGCATTTGGGCCGACATCCTGGAGAGAGTCAACGCCGTGTCCAGAGTCCCGCGCACCCTCCGGGAGGTCAAGAAGCGCTGGGATGATTTGAAGAGACGCAACGGGGGCAGGCTGGCTGACGCCCGGCACCGCAGCTGCTACCTGCCCTCCAGCAGAGGGGCTTCGATGCTGGGCCGGTCGCAGACCAGTCCCAGGCTCCATCAGAACAGGCAAAGGCAAAGCACCAGAGGGAAGACCACTTTCCAATGCTTCACAGATTCTGACCCAG CAGGAGGGGGTGAAGGGTCTGAGAGAGATGGCTTGGACAAAGAAGAGGATGTTGGTGAGCGggaaggggagacaggagaggctgATGAGGGTGCAGAGAGCAGCATGGAGGATAAACTGAGCTTAGGTCTTGGACTAGGCATAGGCCCACCCCCGGCCTCAGAGCGCtggctgcctccctctcctctctacagtGCCCCTTTCCTTAACGGGAGCCCTCAGCCTAGTCCTCAGCCCTCCCTTGGTGCCCAGCAGGGTCCCCTAGAGGCCCCTCCTCGTGGCTCCTGGCTGGAAGATGAGCTTCGAGGGCTGGGGGACGCGGCTCTGCAGCTAGGCGACCGAGTGGAGCAGAGTCTGAGGGAATTCGGAGAAGGTTTTCGGCGCGACATGAGAACACTAGTTGCCTCACAAGAAACGCTGGCGCACAGTCTACAACAAAACAATGTCCTGCTGCAAAGGCTTCTGGGAGTCCTGGAGGCACAGCAGCAGcctcaaacacagcagcagcaacaacaaccaagGGTTCAGCAGACGCAGCCAACTCAGCAGCAGATTCCACAGCAGACTCAGGCGCAACAACAACATGGACAACAGTCACAACAACAGTCACAACAACACATACAACTgtcacaacaacaaatacaACAGTCCCAACAACAACACGTGCAACAGTTGCAACAACAGCTGATACAACCGTCACAGCAACACCCACCGCTACAACAGGCAGCGCAGCAGCAACCAGTACAGCAGCAGCCACAGGAGCATGAGCAGCACTTTCAACAGCAAACCTCTCAACCTCATAGTAGTCAGCCAGCTTCAGCAATCCCAATGTTACCACCTCCCCCAGATATACTGGATGGTACCTTCCATCCTGACCCACCCGTCGGGGTGAAAGGAACTGTCCAACGGCCTCGGCGGGGGAGGACTGTAGATCATAGGAGAAGACGGCGGCgctag
- the si:ch211-261d7.3 gene encoding involucrin isoform X1, with product MTEYYEEGGLLYEQSPPMHIKVESPEGPLGGAVSEDGFPREDEDSDGSCDHSSGLPGGLPFNVVVVHPNIIAPGMSSDDLLSMEQNRGVSSALAAGGVGKRKSRFSGAELEVLVSEVTRCEGELFGPAGRLRRRERERIWADILERVNAVSRVPRTLREVKKRWDDLKRRNGGRLADARHRSCYLPSSRGASMLGRSQTSPRLHQNRQRQSTRGKTTFQCFTDSDPAGGGEGSERDGLDKEEDVGEREGETGEADEGAESSMEDKLSLGLGLGIGPPPASERWLPPSPLYSAPFLNGSPQPSPQPSLGAQQGPLEAPPRGSWLEDELRGLGDAALQLGDRVEQSLREFGEGFRRDMRTLVASQETLAHSLQQNNVLLQRLLGVLEAQQQPQTQQQQQQPRVQQTQPTQQQIPQQTQAQQQHGQQSQQQSQQHIQLSQQQIQQSQQQHVQQLQQQLIQPSQQHPPLQQAAQQQPVQQQPQEHEQHFQQQTSQPHSSQPASAIPMLPPPPDILDGTFHPDPPVGVKGTVQRPRRGRTVDHRRRRRR from the exons ATGACAGAGTACTACGAGGAAGGTGGACTGCTGTATGAGCAATCACCTCCCATGCACATCAAAGTGGAGTCTCCAGAAGGACCCTTAGGAGGGGCAGTCTCAGAGGACGGCTTCCCCAGGGAGGATGAGGACTCCGATGGGAGCTGTGACCACAGCAGTGGGCTGCCTGGGGGACTTCCCTTCAATGTTGTTGTGGTGCATCCCAACATCATAGCTCCTGGCATGTCCTCAGATGACCTCCTATCCATGGAACAAA ACAGAGGTGTCTCTTCTGCGCTAGCAGCAGGTGGTGTGGGTAAACGGAAGAGCCGGTTCAGCGGAGCCGAGCTGGAGGTGCTGGTGTCGGAAGTCACACGATGCGAGGGAGAGCTCTTCGGCCCAGCCGGTAGGCTCCGACGTCGGGAGAGAGAGCGCATTTGGGCCGACATCCTGGAGAGAGTCAACGCCGTGTCCAGAGTCCCGCGCACCCTCCGGGAGGTCAAGAAGCGCTGGGATGATTTGAAGAGACGCAACGGGGGCAGGCTGGCTGACGCCCGGCACCGCAGCTGCTACCTGCCCTCCAGCAGAGGGGCTTCGATGCTGGGCCGGTCGCAGACCAGTCCCAGGCTCCATCAGAACAGGCAAAGGCAAAGCACCAGAGGGAAGACCACTTTCCAATGCTTCACAGATTCTGACCCAG CAGGAGGGGGTGAAGGGTCTGAGAGAGATGGCTTGGACAAAGAAGAGGATGTTGGTGAGCGggaaggggagacaggagaggctgATGAGGGTGCAGAGAGCAGCATGGAGGATAAACTGAGCTTAGGTCTTGGACTAGGCATAGGCCCACCCCCGGCCTCAGAGCGCtggctgcctccctctcctctctacagtGCCCCTTTCCTTAACGGGAGCCCTCAGCCTAGTCCTCAGCCCTCCCTTGGTGCCCAGCAGGGTCCCCTAGAGGCCCCTCCTCGTGGCTCCTGGCTGGAAGATGAGCTTCGAGGGCTGGGGGACGCGGCTCTGCAGCTAGGCGACCGAGTGGAGCAGAGTCTGAGGGAATTCGGAGAAGGTTTTCGGCGCGACATGAGAACACTAGTTGCCTCACAAGAAACGCTGGCGCACAGTCTACAACAAAACAATGTCCTGCTGCAAAGGCTTCTGGGAGTCCTGGAGGCACAGCAGCAGcctcaaacacagcagcagcaacaacaaccaagGGTTCAGCAGACGCAGCCAACTCAGCAGCAGATTCCACAGCAGACTCAGGCGCAACAACAACATGGACAACAGTCACAACAACAGTCACAACAACACATACAACTgtcacaacaacaaatacaACAGTCCCAACAACAACACGTGCAACAGTTGCAACAACAGCTGATACAACCGTCACAGCAACACCCACCGCTACAACAGGCAGCGCAGCAGCAACCAGTACAGCAGCAGCCACAGGAGCATGAGCAGCACTTTCAACAGCAAACCTCTCAACCTCATAGTAGTCAGCCAGCTTCAGCAATCCCAATGTTACCACCTCCCCCAGATATACTGGATGGTACCTTCCATCCTGACCCACCCGTCGGGGTGAAAGGAACTGTCCAACGGCCTCGGCGGGGGAGGACTGTAGATCATAGGAGAAGACGGCGGCgctag